A genomic stretch from Microtus pennsylvanicus isolate mMicPen1 chromosome 9, mMicPen1.hap1, whole genome shotgun sequence includes:
- the Cfap97 gene encoding cilia- and flagella-associated protein 97 isoform X5, translating to MDRYGDISEGEVDHSFFDSDFEDAKQCDSNLVFDKQNDDLKERIDKDTKNVNLKFEIQDDDLKERIDNDTENVNLELGIKTKENYLTQKGNERKAKVSSKEYHVENDPTQSRRSSLSTASSRSKKSCDDAKGHKLHLSVANRIPKIVKGEDDYYTDGEESSDDGKKFHVRAKSAKPSNNLKKNASKKYSKISSSSSLSSSSSRSSSDCSDTGSDTHKSDSRSSSRKHASGVTLSSPKQRCKSGRKSVTTQPTSAKPKAGNYNEESEDAVTDLTPLSTPDISPIQSFEQGMSHDQKVKVKRQENVSRDVYEDVEALKHEPRPLKSARRKEKQGQNFAPKSSVFDANLDHRSKQKVLHDTMDLNHLLKAFLQLDKKGPQKHHFEQPSVMPRKNYSFTREEVRQIDRENQRLLKELSRQAEKPGSKNTIPGRSIGHPPKLYHSALNRQREQQRIERENLEELPGHPVRPVASVVRLIDQCWTQPVAFC from the exons ATGGATCGATATGGAGATATATCAGAAGGTGAAGTGGACCATTCTTTCTTTGACAGTGATTTTGAAGATGCAAAACAGTGTGACAGTAATTTAGTTTTTGACAAGCAAAATGATGACCTTAAGGAAAGAATAGATAAGGACACCAAAAATGTAAACTTGAAATTTGAAATACAAGATGATGACCTTAAAGAGAGAATAGATAATGATACCGAAAATgtgaacttggaacttggaatcaaaacaaaggaaaattacCTTActcagaaaggaaatgaaagaaaagcaaaagtttCCTCAAAGGAATACCATGTAGAAAATGATCCTACACAATCAAGAAGATCCTCGTTGTCGACCGCTTCTTCAAGATCAAAAAAATCGTGTGATGATGCAAAAGGACATAAATTACACTTGTCTGTTGCAAATAGAATCCCTAAAATTGTAAAAGGTGAGGACGATTACTACACTGATGGAGAGGAAAGCAGTGACGATGGGAAAAAATTCCATGTGAGGGCCAAGTCAGCTAAGCCCtccaacaacttaaaaaaaaatgcaagtaaaAAGTATTCCAAAATCagttcctcctcttctttgtcttCCTCATCTTCAAGGTCAAGTTCAGACTGCTCAGACACAGGATCTGATACCCATAAATCTGATTCACGCTCATCATCAAGGAAACATGCTTCTGGTGTAACCCTCTCGTCACCAAAACAGAGGTGTAAATCAGGAAGAAAATCAGTGACTACACAGCCTACAAGTGCTAAACCAAAAGCTGGTAACTACAATGAGGAATCAGAGGATGCTGTAACAGACTTAACTCCTTTGTCAACGCCAGACATCAGCCCTATCCAGTCCTTTGAACAAGGCATGTCACATGATCAGAAAGTAAAAGTTAAAAGGCAAGAAAATGTGAGCCGGGATGTGTATGAGGATGTGGAGGCTTTAAAACATGAGCCAAGACCTCTGAAATCagccagaaggaaagaaaagcaaggacAGAATTTTGCTCCAAAATCATCAGTGTTCGATGCAAATCTAGACCATAGATCCAAACAGAAAGTCTTACATGACACCATGGACCTTAATCATCTGCTGAAAG CTTTTCTGCAGTTAGATAAAAAGGGACCACAAAAACATCACTTTGAGCAGCCTTCTGTAATGCCCAGGAAAAACTACTCTTTCACAAGAGAAGAGGTGAGACAGATCGATCGGGAAAATCAGAGGCTTCTGAAAGAACTGTCAAGACAGGCTGAAAAACCAGGAAGCAAAAATACAATTCCTGGAAGATCGATTGGCCATCCCCCAAAGTTATATCATAGTGCTCTCAACAGACAGAGGGAACAGCAAAGGATTGAAAGAGAAAATTTG
- the Cfap97 gene encoding cilia- and flagella-associated protein 97 isoform X2, which produces MSRPTAASWVSEPMMPWTDGKPWLASSHTRASPREAPPRSCRSCCEGLISVTRSPGSTDASSEAGILFSRDSAPRPPHLSSSAHSVPGSSRRRSRTRALRLGSEEGERWRRGCACAGKGRTRTPDSARESVAVAVPRYTFDIMDRYGDISEGEVDHSFFDSDFEDAKQCDSNLVFDKQNDDLKERIDKDTKNVNLKFEIQDDDLKERIDNDTENVNLELGIKTKENYLTQKGNERKAKVSSKEYHVENDPTQSRRSSLSTASSRSKKSCDDAKGHKLHLSVANRIPKIVKGEDDYYTDGEESSDDGKKFHVRAKSAKPSNNLKKNASKKYSKISSSSSLSSSSSRSSSDCSDTGSDTHKSDSRSSSRKHASGVTLSSPKQRCKSGRKSVTTQPTSAKPKAGNYNEESEDAVTDLTPLSTPDISPIQSFEQGMSHDQKVKVKRQENVSRDVYEDVEALKHEPRPLKSARRKEKQGQNFAPKSSVFDANLDHRSKQKVLHDTMDLNHLLKAFLQLDKKGPQKHHFEQPSVMPRKNYSFTREEVRQIDRENQRLLKELSRQAEKPGSKNTIPGRSIGHPPKLYHSALNRQREQQRIERENLEELPGHPVRPVASVVRLIDQCWTQPVAFC; this is translated from the exons ATGTCTAGACCTACCGCTGCGTCGTGGGTAAGCGAACCGATGATGCCCTGGACAGACGGGAAGCCTTGGTTGGCTTCTTCCCACACGCGTGCCAGTCCTCGCGAGGCCCCGCCGAGAAGCTGTCGCTCCTGCTGCGAGGGCCTGATCTCTGTGACGAGGTCTCCGGGATCTACCGACGCCTCGAGCGAAGCCGGGATCCTCTTTAGCAGAGACTCGGCTCCCCGACCTCCCCACCTTTCCTCTTCCGCTCACTCGGTCCCCGGAAGCTCCCGCCGGCGCTCACGCACACGCGCACTTCGGTTAGGCTCCGAGGAGGGAGAACGGTGGAGGCGTGGCTGCGCGTGCGCAGGGAAGGGGAGGACCAGAACGCCCGACTCGGCGCGAGAGTCCGTAGCGGTCGCAGTTCCCAG ATATACTTTTGACATCATGGATCGATATGGAGATATATCAGAAGGTGAAGTGGACCATTCTTTCTTTGACAGTGATTTTGAAGATGCAAAACAGTGTGACAGTAATTTAGTTTTTGACAAGCAAAATGATGACCTTAAGGAAAGAATAGATAAGGACACCAAAAATGTAAACTTGAAATTTGAAATACAAGATGATGACCTTAAAGAGAGAATAGATAATGATACCGAAAATgtgaacttggaacttggaatcaaaacaaaggaaaattacCTTActcagaaaggaaatgaaagaaaagcaaaagtttCCTCAAAGGAATACCATGTAGAAAATGATCCTACACAATCAAGAAGATCCTCGTTGTCGACCGCTTCTTCAAGATCAAAAAAATCGTGTGATGATGCAAAAGGACATAAATTACACTTGTCTGTTGCAAATAGAATCCCTAAAATTGTAAAAGGTGAGGACGATTACTACACTGATGGAGAGGAAAGCAGTGACGATGGGAAAAAATTCCATGTGAGGGCCAAGTCAGCTAAGCCCtccaacaacttaaaaaaaaatgcaagtaaaAAGTATTCCAAAATCagttcctcctcttctttgtcttCCTCATCTTCAAGGTCAAGTTCAGACTGCTCAGACACAGGATCTGATACCCATAAATCTGATTCACGCTCATCATCAAGGAAACATGCTTCTGGTGTAACCCTCTCGTCACCAAAACAGAGGTGTAAATCAGGAAGAAAATCAGTGACTACACAGCCTACAAGTGCTAAACCAAAAGCTGGTAACTACAATGAGGAATCAGAGGATGCTGTAACAGACTTAACTCCTTTGTCAACGCCAGACATCAGCCCTATCCAGTCCTTTGAACAAGGCATGTCACATGATCAGAAAGTAAAAGTTAAAAGGCAAGAAAATGTGAGCCGGGATGTGTATGAGGATGTGGAGGCTTTAAAACATGAGCCAAGACCTCTGAAATCagccagaaggaaagaaaagcaaggacAGAATTTTGCTCCAAAATCATCAGTGTTCGATGCAAATCTAGACCATAGATCCAAACAGAAAGTCTTACATGACACCATGGACCTTAATCATCTGCTGAAAG CTTTTCTGCAGTTAGATAAAAAGGGACCACAAAAACATCACTTTGAGCAGCCTTCTGTAATGCCCAGGAAAAACTACTCTTTCACAAGAGAAGAGGTGAGACAGATCGATCGGGAAAATCAGAGGCTTCTGAAAGAACTGTCAAGACAGGCTGAAAAACCAGGAAGCAAAAATACAATTCCTGGAAGATCGATTGGCCATCCCCCAAAGTTATATCATAGTGCTCTCAACAGACAGAGGGAACAGCAAAGGATTGAAAGAGAAAATTTG